One stretch of Rosistilla oblonga DNA includes these proteins:
- a CDS encoding LamG domain-containing protein, which translates to MSEPTHESEVPRAFRLLVQKLVDDTLTPEESRQLAEEMQESEPAREYYLRYIQIHSELTQRWGGVNLPQLPSCDLGSQGIASACERPNPLKRIFSASRSTVAGNPAKSQRRRAYWGIAWAAALCLAIGVFWMVANRPGEDVPGATMIASNEPPAETTVAPSTPPSDEVYVEQAAAASLAKVAAVIVNVRNVRQPGLTVGRRLRPGMLSIDQGTVQLEFMSGAVLALSGPAQLQIESKDFAMLVSGAIRANVPERARGFVLNAPDTAVVDLGTEFTMRVDNGETSEVDVVEGEVELSLLADDGTTLVSQRLKQGSHVRVDRDTNSLLPFDSQVASNTPTADASDSVNASTIVPPMLLADDRGLNVSRRYVDMVKRQQPIIYWRFEQADNNIVKNELHDQWAAEIVGSTAENQLISIRNGYARFRRGGTSRYLVSRDPIEGINRGSYTIECWIKPDDLQHATCFGLTPISDPGGHQYLNVFEILTDTFLIHEPGAFRFLHRSPPAENYGKGTNLISPGICVPEVWQHLVMTKGDRQLEMYCNGQLIKQVAIEDANHPTVLQLLVGQLGFDGWRQYAGGMDELAIYAQQLSAEEIQMHYQTMYSENTDLFAPVSF; encoded by the coding sequence ATGAGTGAACCGACACACGAATCCGAAGTCCCTCGCGCCTTCCGGCTGCTTGTCCAGAAGCTTGTCGACGACACGTTGACGCCGGAAGAATCGCGTCAGCTGGCGGAGGAGATGCAGGAGTCGGAACCGGCGCGCGAATATTATCTGCGCTACATCCAAATCCACTCCGAACTGACTCAACGATGGGGCGGTGTCAACCTGCCACAGCTGCCCAGTTGCGATCTTGGATCCCAGGGGATCGCGAGTGCTTGCGAGCGTCCCAATCCACTGAAACGCATATTTTCGGCTTCCCGCTCAACCGTCGCCGGCAATCCGGCGAAGTCGCAGCGGAGGCGGGCGTATTGGGGAATCGCGTGGGCGGCGGCGTTGTGCTTGGCTATCGGAGTCTTTTGGATGGTTGCCAATCGCCCTGGGGAAGACGTCCCAGGAGCGACAATGATTGCGTCCAACGAACCGCCCGCCGAGACAACGGTCGCGCCGTCGACACCACCAAGCGATGAGGTCTATGTCGAACAAGCCGCCGCGGCGAGCCTCGCGAAAGTTGCCGCGGTGATCGTCAATGTTCGCAACGTACGCCAACCGGGGCTGACCGTCGGCCGACGCCTTCGCCCCGGTATGCTCTCGATCGATCAAGGCACTGTGCAGTTGGAATTTATGAGCGGGGCGGTGTTGGCGCTGTCGGGGCCCGCTCAACTGCAGATCGAATCCAAAGACTTTGCCATGCTGGTTTCCGGAGCGATACGCGCCAACGTCCCCGAGCGGGCGCGCGGCTTCGTATTAAACGCCCCCGACACCGCCGTCGTTGATTTGGGGACCGAGTTCACGATGCGAGTCGACAATGGAGAAACATCCGAGGTCGACGTCGTCGAAGGCGAAGTCGAGCTTTCGCTGTTGGCCGATGATGGCACCACGCTCGTCAGCCAACGATTGAAACAAGGGTCTCACGTTCGCGTCGACCGCGACACCAATTCGTTGTTGCCGTTCGATTCGCAGGTGGCATCCAACACGCCAACGGCCGACGCTAGTGATTCGGTCAACGCCTCGACGATTGTTCCTCCGATGCTGTTGGCGGACGACCGAGGTCTGAACGTCAGCCGGCGATATGTCGACATGGTGAAGCGGCAACAACCGATCATCTACTGGCGGTTTGAACAGGCGGACAACAACATCGTTAAAAACGAGCTTCACGACCAATGGGCGGCGGAAATTGTGGGAAGCACCGCCGAGAACCAATTGATCAGCATCCGCAACGGATACGCAAGGTTCCGCCGTGGTGGCACGTCGCGATATTTGGTCAGCCGCGATCCGATCGAAGGGATCAATCGAGGCAGCTACACGATCGAATGCTGGATCAAACCGGACGATCTACAGCACGCTACCTGTTTTGGTTTGACACCGATCTCCGACCCCGGCGGGCATCAATACCTGAACGTCTTCGAGATCTTGACCGACACTTTTTTGATTCATGAACCGGGAGCGTTTCGCTTTTTGCACCGCAGTCCTCCGGCGGAAAACTACGGAAAGGGAACCAATCTGATCAGCCCCGGGATCTGCGTTCCCGAGGTCTGGCAACACTTGGTCATGACCAAAGGAGACCGGCAGTTGGAGATGTATTGCAATGGCCAACTGATCAAGCAGGTCGCAATCGAAGACGCAAACCATCCCACCGTTCTGCAGCTGCTTGTCGGCCAATTGGGCTTTGATGGATGGCGGCAGTACGCCGGCGGCATGGATGAGCTAGCGATCTACGCACAGCAATTGTCGGCCGAAGAAATCCAGATGCACTACCAAACGATGTACAGCGAAAACACCGATCTGTTCGCTCCCGTTTCGTTTTAG
- a CDS encoding sigma-70 family RNA polymerase sigma factor gives MNSERQSKFELDGELVVLLTDAQPRLMGFLLKRLGNSDQAHEVLQEVNLVLCRRAAEYQPGTNFMAWAFTIARFQIMAFRKRQTRDLLVFPEDLANTLEAMDQQMFQPELQRSRETALRDCMGKLREEHQGLLLQRYAESLSVKAIAADFGKSVNAISLLLHRIREQLLGCIEKNLSGEIRS, from the coding sequence ATGAACAGCGAAAGACAATCAAAATTCGAGCTAGACGGTGAATTGGTAGTGCTGTTGACCGATGCGCAGCCGCGGTTAATGGGCTTTCTGCTGAAACGACTGGGCAATTCCGACCAAGCTCACGAGGTTCTGCAGGAGGTTAACTTGGTTCTTTGTCGCCGCGCCGCCGAATACCAGCCAGGCACCAATTTCATGGCCTGGGCCTTTACGATTGCGAGGTTCCAAATCATGGCCTTTCGCAAGCGGCAGACGCGCGACCTGCTGGTATTCCCCGAGGACCTCGCCAATACGCTCGAGGCAATGGATCAACAGATGTTCCAACCGGAGCTCCAACGCAGCCGCGAAACCGCGCTTCGCGACTGCATGGGAAAGCTGCGAGAGGAACATCAGGGGCTGCTCCTGCAGCGGTACGCCGAATCGCTGTCGGTCAAAGCGATCGCAGCGGACTTTGGGAAATCGGTGAACGCGATCAGCCTTCTACTGCACCGCATTCGGGAACAGTTGCTCGGCTGCATTGAGAAAAATCTATCAGGTGAAATTCGATCATGA